The Thermoclostridium stercorarium subsp. stercorarium DSM 8532 genome contains a region encoding:
- a CDS encoding CDP-alcohol phosphatidyltransferase family protein: MRKDVFDINSSNKWKYLPNILTILRLLVIPVMAYLMILGKWVPGLIVFLLAGLTDILDGYIARKFNVISNFGKLADPLADKLLQLTALLLLARGGRLPRYFFYILCAKELAMIIGSLFFLQKDVVVYSNWVGKTASAILFSGIVLSFLNMLVSVYLLWIGVVVSFTAGVNYLIKFLKKINENG, translated from the coding sequence ATGAGGAAGGATGTGTTTGATATAAACAGCAGTAACAAATGGAAGTACTTGCCTAATATTTTGACAATACTCAGACTTTTGGTCATACCTGTAATGGCATATCTGATGATTTTGGGAAAGTGGGTTCCTGGGCTGATAGTATTTCTTCTCGCCGGCTTAACCGATATACTGGACGGTTATATTGCCCGCAAATTCAATGTTATATCAAATTTTGGAAAACTGGCTGATCCGCTTGCGGACAAACTTCTGCAACTTACGGCACTGCTGCTTCTTGCAAGGGGCGGCAGGCTACCCAGATATTTTTTCTACATTCTATGTGCAAAGGAACTTGCAATGATCATAGGTTCGCTGTTTTTCCTGCAGAAAGATGTTGTCGTGTATTCCAACTGGGTTGGCAAGACTGCTTCAGCCATTCTCTTTTCAGGAATAGTGCTGTCCTTTCTGAATATGCTGGTATCGGTTTATTTGCTTTGGATAGGCGTTGTTGTTTCTTTTACTGCAGGTGTAAACTACCTTATAAAATTCCTGAAGAAAATTAATGAAAACGGATAA
- the pfkA gene encoding 6-phosphofructokinase: MSEIKTIGVLTSGGDAPGMNAAVRAVVRTGIYYGLKVMGIRKGYAGLLNGDMEEMTLRSVGDIIHRGGTILQTARSAEFNSEAGVKKAISIAKVFGLDALIVIGGDGSYRGARDLANQGFPVICIPGTIDNDIASTEYTIGFDTALNTVQDAIDKIRDTAYSHERCSVLEVMGRHAGYIALNVAISGGAEAVILPEKEFDIDRDIIKPIIEGRNRGKKHYLVIIAEGVGGAVEIAKYIEEKTDIKTRATILGHIQRGGSPTVYDRVMASRMGAYAVKLLKEGKINRVIALQKGVITDFDINEALQMKKTIDEEMVELNKILAL, encoded by the coding sequence ATGAGTGAAATAAAAACAATTGGTGTCTTGACCAGCGGCGGGGATGCCCCCGGTATGAATGCGGCAGTCCGTGCAGTTGTGAGAACTGGTATTTATTATGGCTTGAAGGTAATGGGAATCCGAAAGGGTTATGCAGGTCTTTTAAACGGTGATATGGAGGAAATGACCCTACGGTCGGTGGGAGATATAATTCACCGCGGCGGAACAATACTTCAGACCGCCAGATCTGCAGAATTCAACAGTGAAGCGGGTGTAAAAAAGGCAATTTCAATTGCAAAGGTTTTTGGACTGGATGCGCTGATAGTTATCGGCGGCGACGGTTCTTACCGCGGAGCCAGGGATTTGGCAAATCAAGGATTCCCGGTCATATGCATACCAGGGACCATTGATAACGACATTGCTTCAACGGAATATACAATTGGTTTTGACACTGCGTTGAATACCGTTCAGGATGCCATCGACAAGATCAGGGATACGGCTTATTCCCATGAACGCTGCAGTGTGCTTGAGGTTATGGGAAGGCATGCAGGATATATCGCACTGAACGTGGCCATATCCGGAGGTGCGGAAGCGGTTATCCTGCCGGAGAAAGAGTTTGACATTGACAGAGATATAATTAAGCCTATTATTGAAGGCAGAAACAGGGGTAAAAAACATTATTTGGTAATAATTGCTGAAGGAGTCGGCGGTGCTGTAGAAATTGCAAAATACATTGAAGAGAAGACCGATATTAAAACAAGAGCAACGATATTGGGGCATATTCAGCGCGGAGGCAGTCCAACTGTTTATGACCGTGTTATGGCAAGCCGTATGGGCGCATATGCGGTTAAACTGCTGAAAGAGGGAAAGATCAACCGGGTTATTGCACTGCAAAAAGGGGTTATTACCGATTTTGACATCAATGAAGCACTTCAGATGAAGAAAACAATAGATGAGGAAATGGTGGAGCTTAACAAAATTCTGGCTCTGTAG
- a CDS encoding acyl-CoA thioesterase yields MISKTKLIVRYQETDQMGIVHHSVYPIWFECGRTDFIKKAGLSYSQMEKEGVKLPLRSLRCNYYHPSYFEDEIVIKTGISYLTPTRIVFSYEVYRKGFLKPIVTGETEHVWVNKDLKPVNMKKYRPELYNLISAIFNEEGCV; encoded by the coding sequence ATGATTTCTAAAACAAAGCTGATAGTTCGATATCAGGAAACAGACCAGATGGGAATTGTTCATCATTCGGTTTACCCTATTTGGTTTGAATGCGGAAGGACGGATTTTATAAAAAAAGCGGGCTTGTCATACAGCCAGATGGAAAAAGAGGGGGTAAAGCTTCCCCTCAGAAGCCTTAGATGCAATTATTACCATCCGTCATATTTCGAGGATGAAATTGTTATAAAAACCGGGATTTCATATTTAACACCGACAAGAATAGTGTTCTCATACGAAGTGTACAGAAAAGGCTTTTTAAAGCCTATTGTTACCGGAGAGACTGAACACGTATGGGTTAATAAGGATTTAAAGCCGGTTAACATGAAGAAGTACAGACCTGAGTTGTATAATTTGATAAGTGCCATTTTCAATGAGGAAGGATGTGTTTGA
- a CDS encoding TIGR04086 family membrane protein — protein sequence MPEKSGLKSVTVRSGFGFLHALLTAYAITIPAMFILAAVLTFTDFPEKYVTAAVLIATLSALFVAGFKAGIHNEKNGAVKGALTGLVYMLILYLASSVVYNDFMLNKRSVIMIISGILAGAVGGIMGINRKARPVSRPNVLRKRDDILKKYRK from the coding sequence ATGCCTGAAAAATCAGGTTTAAAAAGCGTTACGGTACGATCAGGATTTGGATTCTTGCATGCTTTGCTGACGGCATATGCAATAACGATACCGGCCATGTTCATACTTGCCGCTGTTCTTACGTTTACCGATTTCCCTGAGAAATACGTAACTGCGGCAGTATTGATTGCAACTCTTTCCGCATTGTTTGTTGCAGGTTTTAAGGCGGGAATTCATAATGAGAAAAACGGTGCAGTTAAAGGCGCATTGACAGGTTTGGTGTACATGCTCATACTGTATCTTGCGAGCAGCGTCGTTTATAACGATTTTATGCTGAACAAGCGTTCGGTGATAATGATCATTTCAGGAATTCTTGCCGGTGCGGTTGGCGGTATCATGGGAATAAACAGAAAGGCAAGGCCTGTAAGCAGACCGAACGTGTTAAGGAAGCGGGATGATATTTTGAAAAAATACCGGAAATGA
- a CDS encoding argininosuccinate synthase: MGKKEKVVLAYSGGLDTSIIIPWLIENYNYEVIAMAADVGQGEELDLLREKALKTGASKIYIEDLKEEFVTEYIFPTLKAGAVYEGKYLLGTSFARPVIAKRLVEIAKKEGAVAVAHGCTGKGNDQVRFELAVKALAPELKIIAPWRIWDIRSREDAIEYAQKKNIPIPVTKETNYSHDRNLWHLSHEGLDLENPANEPNYDKILKLTVPPEKAPDKPTYVEIGFEQGIPVSLNGEKLNPVDLIMQLNKIGGENGIGIVDLVENRLVGMKSRGVYETPGGAILYAAHRELELLCLDRDTLHYKDLVAQRFAELVYYGQWFTPLREAISAFVDVTQKTVTGTVRLKLYKGNIIPAGCTSPYSLFDEELCTFGRDEVYNQKDAEGFINLFGLPVKVRALMERRNTEESK, from the coding sequence ATGGGTAAAAAGGAAAAAGTTGTACTTGCCTATTCCGGCGGTCTCGACACTTCCATAATTATACCCTGGCTGATAGAAAACTATAATTATGAGGTAATTGCAATGGCAGCCGACGTCGGTCAGGGCGAGGAATTGGATTTACTCCGCGAAAAGGCATTAAAAACAGGAGCATCAAAAATATACATAGAAGACTTAAAGGAAGAATTCGTTACCGAATATATTTTCCCCACCCTTAAAGCAGGTGCGGTATATGAAGGAAAATACCTTCTGGGTACTTCTTTTGCCAGACCTGTAATAGCAAAAAGACTGGTCGAAATAGCTAAAAAGGAGGGGGCTGTGGCCGTCGCCCACGGGTGCACGGGAAAAGGAAACGATCAGGTTCGTTTCGAACTGGCAGTCAAAGCCCTTGCACCTGAGCTGAAAATCATTGCTCCATGGCGAATCTGGGATATTCGTTCAAGAGAAGACGCAATAGAATATGCTCAGAAAAAAAATATCCCAATTCCCGTCACGAAAGAGACAAATTACAGCCATGACAGAAACCTGTGGCACCTGAGCCATGAAGGACTGGATCTTGAGAATCCCGCCAATGAACCCAATTACGATAAAATTCTGAAGCTTACAGTTCCTCCCGAAAAAGCGCCGGACAAGCCGACATATGTTGAAATTGGCTTTGAACAGGGCATACCTGTTTCATTAAACGGTGAAAAGCTCAATCCTGTTGATTTAATTATGCAACTGAACAAAATAGGCGGCGAAAACGGAATAGGGATAGTTGATCTGGTAGAAAACAGGCTTGTCGGAATGAAATCCCGCGGCGTATATGAAACTCCGGGCGGCGCGATTTTGTATGCAGCCCACCGCGAACTCGAACTGTTGTGCCTGGATAGGGATACACTGCATTATAAGGATTTGGTGGCTCAGCGTTTTGCCGAACTTGTTTATTACGGACAATGGTTCACTCCTCTCCGTGAGGCCATTTCAGCTTTCGTAGATGTTACGCAGAAAACGGTTACCGGCACGGTAAGGCTTAAATTGTATAAAGGAAATATCATACCTGCCGGCTGTACGTCGCCATATTCATTGTTTGATGAGGAATTATGCACCTTCGGAAGGGACGAAGTGTACAATCAGAAGGATGCCGAAGGCTTCATAAACCTGTTTGGTCTGCCTGTCAAGGTAAGAGCACTGATGGAAAGAAGAAATACGGAGGAAAGCAAATGA
- a CDS encoding polysaccharide deacetylase family protein → MRNFKFIAFFLLVLAILFNTGCGRNGVKSGVITPVPTPAEAETAPTTEPTGEAEGTEPTEPQEKQDEPGEPADYSVIQPNEAGEIPIVMFHNFVEDLSTVTDDKYTTSFAAFEELLETLYNEGYRLISMRDFIDHNIDVPAGTKPMVFTFDDGTPGQFSLIEENGKLVVNPKSAVGIMIKFNEKHPDFGLKGIFYLNMSNGDKTFEGAGTLKERLEILLSYGFELGNHTWDHFNFTNAKDRQQIYETIGKNEKSLREIISSASFYSLALPFGSRPEENMRDALVSGAYDGVEYYNETIMAVGAQPAKPSIHVDYNPNYVARIRAQGKVQEDYDLTFWLPKMTNDRMYVSDGDPGTVVVPEGMENKINMEKLNGKKLITYKK, encoded by the coding sequence ATGAGGAACTTTAAGTTTATTGCGTTTTTTTTACTGGTTTTGGCAATTTTGTTCAATACGGGCTGTGGCAGGAATGGAGTAAAGTCGGGAGTAATAACACCTGTACCGACGCCTGCGGAAGCTGAAACAGCGCCGACCACTGAACCGACCGGAGAGGCTGAAGGAACCGAGCCGACGGAACCGCAGGAAAAGCAGGATGAACCCGGTGAGCCTGCCGACTATTCTGTTATTCAGCCAAATGAGGCGGGGGAAATTCCCATTGTGATGTTTCATAATTTCGTGGAGGATTTGTCCACCGTTACAGATGATAAATACACAACTTCGTTCGCTGCTTTTGAAGAACTGCTTGAAACACTTTACAATGAGGGTTACAGGCTTATAAGCATGCGCGATTTCATAGATCATAACATAGATGTACCTGCCGGAACGAAACCTATGGTATTTACCTTTGATGACGGAACGCCCGGGCAGTTCAGCCTGATCGAGGAAAACGGAAAACTTGTTGTAAATCCGAAATCTGCAGTGGGGATAATGATCAAGTTCAATGAAAAACATCCGGATTTCGGGCTGAAAGGCATATTTTATCTGAACATGAGTAACGGAGACAAAACCTTTGAAGGTGCGGGAACCCTTAAGGAAAGACTTGAGATTCTTTTAAGTTATGGTTTTGAGCTTGGAAACCATACATGGGATCATTTTAACTTCACTAACGCGAAAGACAGGCAGCAAATATATGAAACAATCGGGAAAAATGAAAAGAGCCTGAGGGAAATAATAAGCAGCGCGAGTTTTTATTCCCTTGCTCTTCCTTTCGGAAGCAGGCCTGAGGAGAATATGCGCGATGCGCTGGTATCGGGCGCTTATGACGGAGTGGAGTATTACAACGAAACAATTATGGCTGTAGGTGCGCAACCGGCCAAGCCGTCCATTCACGTGGACTATAATCCGAACTATGTGGCTCGTATCCGGGCGCAGGGCAAAGTTCAGGAAGATTATGACTTAACGTTCTGGCTCCCCAAAATGACTAATGACAGAATGTATGTCAGCGACGGTGATCCCGGTACGGTAGTTGTTCCTGAAGGTATGGAAAATAAAATAAATATGGAAAAACTGAACGGAAAGAAATTAATTACGTATAAAAAATAA
- the argH gene encoding argininosuccinate lyase yields MKLWGGRFSKNTAKITDDFNSSIRFDCRLYKHDILGSIAHAKMLGKCGIISEEEASLICRTLEEILRDIENGLVEFDTEAEDIHMNIEKILISRIGDTGKKLHTGRSRNDQVALDMRMYLKDEIDSIKAMIVDLIGVLVKKAEENLDTIMPGYTHMQRAQPVTLAHHFMAYVQMFRRDYDRLSDCYKRVNVMPLGSGALAGTTYNLDRYFVASELGFDSITENSIDAVSDRDFIIELNADLSILMMHLSRFCEEIVLWCSHEFSFIELDDAYCTGSSIMPQKKNPDVAELVRGKTGRVYGNLLSILTVMKGLPLAYNKDMQEDKEAIFDSIDTVKACLPIFTKMIETMTVRKNKMYEAVKKGFINATDLADYLVKKGVPFRDSHNIVGRLVAYSIEKGKNLDDLTLDEFRKFSEKIAEDVYTVISPETCVKQRKLPGGPSYETVAASIQKTKEIFNIK; encoded by the coding sequence ATGAAATTATGGGGTGGTCGTTTTTCAAAAAATACCGCAAAAATAACCGATGATTTCAACTCATCCATAAGGTTTGACTGCCGCCTTTATAAACATGATATACTGGGCAGTATCGCCCACGCAAAAATGCTGGGCAAATGCGGAATTATTTCAGAGGAAGAGGCAAGCCTCATATGCCGGACCCTTGAAGAAATATTGCGGGATATAGAAAACGGGCTTGTTGAATTTGACACCGAAGCCGAAGACATTCACATGAACATTGAAAAAATATTAATATCCAGAATTGGTGATACCGGAAAAAAACTTCATACCGGACGGAGCCGCAACGACCAGGTTGCCCTTGACATGCGCATGTATTTGAAGGATGAAATTGACAGCATTAAAGCTATGATTGTGGATTTAATCGGCGTTCTGGTAAAAAAAGCCGAAGAAAATCTTGATACTATAATGCCCGGTTACACCCATATGCAGCGTGCCCAGCCCGTTACCCTTGCTCACCACTTTATGGCTTATGTTCAGATGTTCCGCAGGGATTATGACCGTTTATCCGACTGTTATAAAAGGGTCAATGTCATGCCCCTTGGCTCGGGCGCCCTTGCAGGAACAACCTATAACCTTGACAGATATTTCGTTGCATCCGAACTGGGATTTGATTCAATCACTGAAAACAGTATTGACGCTGTTTCAGACCGGGATTTCATAATTGAACTCAATGCCGATCTGTCAATACTGATGATGCATTTGAGCCGTTTTTGCGAAGAAATTGTACTCTGGTGCTCCCATGAATTTTCATTTATTGAGCTTGACGATGCTTACTGTACCGGAAGCAGTATAATGCCTCAGAAAAAAAACCCCGATGTTGCCGAACTTGTTCGCGGGAAAACAGGCAGGGTTTACGGAAATCTTCTGTCCATCCTGACAGTTATGAAAGGCCTTCCCCTTGCATACAACAAGGATATGCAGGAAGATAAGGAAGCAATATTTGATTCAATAGATACTGTGAAAGCCTGCCTGCCCATTTTTACTAAAATGATTGAAACAATGACCGTACGCAAGAATAAAATGTATGAGGCTGTTAAAAAAGGATTCATCAATGCAACCGACCTGGCAGATTATCTGGTGAAAAAAGGCGTACCGTTCAGGGACTCCCATAATATTGTTGGCAGACTTGTTGCTTACTCAATAGAAAAAGGAAAGAATCTTGATGATCTGACACTGGATGAATTCAGAAAGTTTTCGGAAAAAATAGCCGAAGATGTTTACACTGTAATCTCACCCGAGACATGTGTAAAACAACGTAAACTTCCGGGAGGGCCCTCATACGAAACGGTAGCTGCTTCAATACAAAAAACAAAAGAGATTTTTAATATAAAATAA
- a CDS encoding cob(I)yrinic acid a,c-diamide adenosyltransferase, with translation MERKGMIHLYIGNGKGKTTAATGLAIRAVGWDLRVLFAQFLKNSCTGEKNILESFSGRVLFFRPAQRHKKFLWDMTGEELAETKEDIFNAWEKLRIHIQSGEFDVVILDEILDCIQNNLIDPKVVLKDITERPAGVEIVCTGRDAPKSFYDAADYITVMNSVKHPYERGIKARYGIEY, from the coding sequence ATGGAAAGAAAAGGTATGATACACCTGTATATTGGAAACGGAAAGGGTAAAACCACTGCTGCAACGGGGCTGGCAATAAGGGCTGTTGGTTGGGATTTAAGGGTCTTGTTTGCCCAGTTTCTGAAAAATTCCTGTACAGGGGAGAAAAATATACTTGAGAGTTTTTCCGGCAGAGTTTTGTTTTTCAGACCGGCCCAGCGGCATAAGAAATTCCTCTGGGATATGACCGGGGAGGAACTTGCCGAAACAAAAGAGGATATTTTCAATGCATGGGAAAAATTGCGGATCCACATTCAGTCGGGGGAGTTTGATGTTGTAATACTCGACGAAATACTCGACTGTATTCAGAATAATTTGATAGATCCTAAGGTTGTTCTGAAGGACATTACTGAAAGACCAGCCGGTGTTGAAATTGTTTGTACCGGCAGGGATGCTCCGAAGTCATTTTATGATGCTGCTGATTACATTACAGTAATGAATTCGGTGAAGCATCCGTATGAAAGAGGTATTAAGGCAAGATACGGCATAGAATACTAA